From a single Bacillus pseudomycoides DSM 12442 genomic region:
- a CDS encoding phage protein, translated as MSYYQMLYSTPYLYSSKSLRQMYRDTKREEDISAIREHMVRHEVYLDRQYKGYYYLSQKIEEDLYGDEYPVSWNELLDEYQLYKDRKGNLSIKPKGWD; from the coding sequence ATGAGTTATTATCAGATGTTATATAGTACCCCTTATCTGTATTCTTCAAAATCATTACGTCAGATGTACCGGGATACTAAAAGAGAAGAAGATATTTCAGCAATACGAGAACACATGGTACGTCATGAAGTGTATTTAGACCGACAATACAAAGGTTATTATTATTTGAGTCAAAAAATCGAAGAGGATTTGTACGGTGATGAGTATCCGGTCTCATGGAATGAATTGTTGGATGAGTATCAACTTTATAAGGATCGTAAGGGAAATTTGTCTATTAAACCAAAAGGATGGGATTAA
- a CDS encoding MFS transporter, with protein VLAMTNGIVGLVITAILYGIGFGSAQPALQVAMIRLTSPEKRGIANATFFTAFDLGIGLGSILLGFVSQLMGYQMLFIVCAVSGFVSLLIFILFVKKTLT; from the coding sequence AGTTCTAGCAATGACAAATGGGATTGTTGGACTAGTTATTACAGCTATTTTGTATGGGATTGGATTCGGATCAGCACAACCTGCTCTTCAAGTAGCCATGATACGATTAACTTCACCAGAGAAAAGAGGAATAGCGAACGCTACATTTTTTACTGCTTTTGATTTAGGGATTGGTTTAGGGTCCATTCTTCTAGGATTTGTTTCACAACTCATGGGATATCAAATGCTATTCATTGTTTGTGCTGTCTCTGGGTTTGTTAGTCTGTTAATTTTTATTTTGTTTGTAAAAAAGACGCTAACATAA
- a CDS encoding HBL/NHE enterotoxin family protein, whose protein sequence is VEVPSLNTNQDLIKKDMNEWSTELYPKLILLNSKSKGFVTKFNSYYPALKGFVDNREDKEGFLDRLEVLQDMAMTNQDNVQRQINELTDLKLQLDTKLKDLDTDVTKAQGVLSSDGTGKIDQLKNELLNTQKSIEGDLQQIALLPGALNEQGFVIFKEVYNLSKDIIEPAAQTAVTAYNKGKEIN, encoded by the coding sequence GTGGAAGTCCCATCTTTAAATACGAACCAAGATCTAATCAAGAAAGATATGAACGAATGGTCAACGGAACTTTATCCAAAATTAATTCTATTAAATTCAAAAAGTAAAGGATTTGTAACTAAATTTAATAGCTACTATCCAGCATTAAAAGGATTTGTAGACAATAGAGAAGATAAAGAAGGATTTTTGGATAGGCTAGAAGTTCTTCAGGACATGGCTATGACGAACCAAGACAACGTACAACGTCAGATTAATGAATTAACAGATCTTAAATTACAGCTTGATACAAAACTTAAAGATCTCGATACTGATGTGACAAAAGCGCAAGGTGTACTAAGTTCAGATGGAACAGGGAAAATCGACCAGCTAAAAAATGAATTACTAAATACCCAAAAATCAATTGAGGGTGATTTACAACAAATAGCGTTGTTACCAGGAGCTTTAAATGAACAAGGGTTTGTTATATTCAAAGAAGTCTATAATCTTTCAAAAGATATCATTGAACCGGCTGCTCAAACAGCGGTGACAGCGTATAACAAAGGAAAAGAAATTAAT
- a CDS encoding DUF3238 domain-containing protein has protein sequence MTNIVKVRASVFIPMSWTEPKKDTQTGNVIQFEGDSREFTPYAVNTMRSRIEQEIVVDFYKKEIFTYANTGITTERIKTPDGSVNKRTGKASTENILCTDVVWKSNDVKFKMTASASNPLNVYAPPVDYLLTVHVQKDGTVDIEGAHDGFPCYEFYKQLNFGQFEKIHTHDFRETGDTAEALGGDMEYSFKKIL, from the coding sequence ATGACTAATATCGTTAAAGTTAGAGCAAGTGTATTTATTCCAATGTCTTGGACTGAACCTAAGAAGGATACTCAAACAGGAAACGTGATTCAATTCGAAGGTGACTCACGTGAATTTACACCATATGCTGTAAATACTATGCGTTCCAGAATTGAACAAGAAATAGTTGTAGATTTTTATAAAAAAGAAATTTTCACATATGCGAATACCGGCATAACAACAGAAAGAATCAAAACTCCTGATGGTTCCGTTAATAAGAGAACAGGAAAAGCTAGTACGGAAAATATTTTGTGCACTGATGTTGTATGGAAGTCAAATGACGTCAAATTTAAGATGACTGCAAGTGCTAGCAACCCATTAAATGTATATGCACCTCCTGTTGACTACCTATTAACTGTACATGTCCAAAAAGATGGTACCGTCGATATTGAAGGTGCACATGATGGATTCCCTTGTTATGAATTTTATAAGCAACTAAATTTTGGTCAGTTTGAGAAAATTCATACACATGACTTCAGAGAAACTGGTGATACAGCTGAAGCTCTAGGTGGAGACATGGAGTATAGTTTTAAAAAGATATTATAA
- a CDS encoding DUF3221 domain-containing protein has protein sequence MFNKSSYHALILILLAILLLSACNKSMVNNKSEGKDTFTFQGKIVKLDKEHKRMLIYTEDHGKVWVRIPKNDEIQNYELDQEVGVWIEGGIEESSPAKAKASRIEKIGKLLLPKTSSE, from the coding sequence ATGTTTAACAAATCATCTTACCATGCTCTAATTTTGATACTATTGGCAATACTACTTCTTTCTGCTTGTAATAAATCAATGGTAAATAATAAAAGTGAAGGAAAAGACACATTTACCTTTCAAGGAAAAATTGTCAAACTAGATAAGGAACATAAACGAATGCTCATCTACACTGAAGATCATGGAAAGGTATGGGTGCGGATTCCTAAGAATGACGAGATACAAAACTATGAATTGGATCAAGAAGTTGGTGTTTGGATAGAAGGAGGAATAGAAGAAAGCTCTCCTGCTAAGGCAAAAGCGTCACGTATTGAAAAGATTGGGAAATTGCTTTTGCCTAAAACCTCCAGCGAATAA
- a CDS encoding VanZ family protein, producing MFINFRLPALLLIIIWVLYKVIYYSLNRNRFKLHRELLSTLCFIYAVGVISVTIFPLAIGLQESFPTKNNYVPFASINELLHHFYFMVPLRNIGGNILLFVPFGILIPMKFKKVNKGFKIVLLGFLSSLTIECIQLWLTFRSFDIDDIILNSFGVYIGFLIYKWITLIFMSRQSDEKIHQGL from the coding sequence ATGTTTATAAATTTTAGGTTACCAGCCCTTTTATTAATTATAATTTGGGTTCTTTATAAAGTTATCTATTATAGCTTAAACAGAAATAGGTTTAAATTACATAGGGAATTACTCTCTACTTTATGTTTTATATATGCTGTAGGAGTAATAAGTGTAACTATTTTCCCTTTAGCAATAGGTCTTCAAGAGTCGTTCCCAACGAAAAATAATTATGTTCCTTTTGCGAGTATAAACGAACTACTACATCATTTTTACTTTATGGTCCCTTTGCGCAATATAGGAGGAAACATTCTACTGTTTGTACCTTTTGGAATTCTAATACCAATGAAATTCAAAAAAGTAAATAAAGGGTTTAAAATAGTATTGTTGGGGTTTTTAAGCTCTTTGACAATTGAATGTATCCAGTTATGGCTTACTTTTAGATCATTTGATATTGATGACATTATTTTAAATAGTTTTGGGGTATATATTGGATTCTTAATCTATAAGTGGATCACTCTGATTTTTATGAGTAGACAATCCGATGAAAAGATACATCAAGGGCTTTAA
- a CDS encoding amino acid adenylation domain-containing protein, producing the protein VVQVQKLIPHFFKGHALVLEEGEWMQEGKDDLTKENVPDDTAYIIYTSGTTGRPKGCQISHRNVIKTVKNNGYIEITTDDRFLQLLNYAFDGSVFDIYSALLNGARLVLAPNKAASDLKEIARLMEEENITISLMTTALFNVIVDEQISCLKNLRKVLMGGEKASVKHVRKAVNYLGDNRIINVYGPTETTVFAATYEADHQINSLDCIPIGGSINNTQLYVVGRFGHLQPVGVSGELYIGGDGVGKGYVNQSELTNKFFIDNPFGGGKVYKTGDLVRWLPNGNLEYLGRSDQQVKLRGHRIEPSEIEARLAEYPGIQNCVVAVKGEGSNESYLCAYYVAELEVETVALKNFLQEKLPSFMIPTRFVQLDEIPLTSNGKVDKGSLPEIQETHDLRHQKATTQLEQQLVVLYQEVLNRENIGIYDNFFELGGHSLKLMMLTSRISKELAVDISFRDVYANQTVKQLADHINSLEKNTFEAINPALESEFYPVSYAQKRMYLVQEIEGDDSTHYNMPIALKIKGALQKTKVETILQSLVDRHESLRTSFHIKDEQIVQKIHQHVDFQFEIISSSGRDESVLVEQFVRPFNLQSGSLFRAALIEKSSEDFILCLDMHHIISDGVSANILFQEFVSLYRNEKLPELSVQYKDYSVWQQREDQEQKIREQEAFWLNRFTGEMPVLNMPLDFPERADKLSKGETFHTEINADLLEKLRDLSIRGGTTLFTTLLASFHIFLSKYTSQEDIVVGTPISGRSHTDLERIVGMFVNTLAIRLQSNSSLTFNEFLAKVKNEAVLAFDHAEYPFEMLVEKLNLYRNSGSNPLVHTIFTLQSESSSADGIPDLTVTPYEWEWGNSKYDFTLAATEGESLRISVEYNTGKFKRSTIRRMLRHFEWILEQITKNPDMLLKSIEIATPNEKDMVLEQFNSTYKHIPTNKTIHQLFEEQAEKTPGYPAVIYKDEVLTYGELNNQSNRLAKMLRKAGVGPETVVGVIMNPSLEMVVSTLAILKSGGAFLPIDPKLPVGRQVYMLEDSSADYLVAHTLNQIPESYGGNTFCLEQLSLSNEDEPNLESIIKPDNLAYVIYTSGTTGRPKGVMVEHLSLVNLCFWHNHEFQVMPKDRSVKLAGFGFDASVWEIFPYLIAGSSIYIVEDDIRGDAVALNSYFEKNEITISFLPTQLAEQFIPLNNSSLRILLIGGEKVRKVSSAPYRIVNNYGPTENTVVATSCTLCENQREYPIGQPIWNNQILILSPAGNVQPVGIPGELYIAGRGLARGYMNNPTLTEERFVENSYSEGKMYSTGDVARWLPDGKIEFLGRQDNQVKIRGFRIEINEIESCLLQYPSIQEAVVLAHEDESKRYYLCAYIVSSNRADYSEIRRFLLEQLPEYMVPAHVIQLDRIPLNPNGKIDKKKLLEVTEFTLPVSKYTAPSNPLEKKLVAIFKDVLKVEQIGVHDNFFERGGHSLNATILLSRIHKQLNVGIKLREFFANPTVFGTAQLMRQEKNTRYLSIPKAAERPSYSASAAQKRMFIVEQLDAQNDGTNYNMPIVMETKGNLSAENVEKSFKSLIARHEALRTSFHLEDSHLTQVIHHQDIPWSLDVVRASESEIENLVKKFIVPFDLQKAPLFRAVLLEISPNRQLIMMDMHHIIADGISANILLRDFCALYQGYSLPDITLNYKDFAVWQKEDEQIEKLKTDEEYWLNMLSGELPVLDLPTDFTRPPVRQFKGETLEFSVDSSILKKLKELSASEGATLYMTLLAAYNVLLSKYTEKEDIIVGSPIAGRPHADLEEVVGVFINVLALRNRPEGSLSFREFLANVKTETLKSYEYSNYPYEELVEKLDLKRDFSRNPIFDTTFSLQNFDLDIAIGEELQFKPYEIEWKSSKFDLSWICQEGESLYITLEYSTSLFTLETIRRMK; encoded by the coding sequence GGTCGTTCAGGTACAAAAACTAATTCCTCATTTCTTTAAAGGCCATGCCCTTGTTTTAGAAGAAGGCGAATGGATGCAGGAAGGGAAAGATGACCTTACAAAGGAAAATGTACCAGATGACACAGCTTATATTATTTACACATCTGGTACCACTGGGAGACCGAAAGGTTGCCAGATTTCTCATCGAAACGTTATTAAAACAGTAAAAAATAACGGCTATATTGAAATCACAACGGACGATCGTTTTCTTCAGTTATTGAATTATGCTTTTGATGGTTCCGTGTTTGATATATACAGTGCCTTGTTGAATGGAGCTAGACTCGTGCTTGCTCCAAACAAAGCTGCTAGCGATCTTAAGGAAATTGCAAGGTTAATGGAAGAGGAGAATATTACGATATCTCTTATGACCACGGCATTGTTTAATGTAATTGTAGATGAGCAGATATCTTGTTTGAAAAACTTGAGAAAAGTCCTGATGGGCGGCGAGAAGGCTTCTGTAAAACATGTTCGCAAAGCCGTTAATTATCTAGGAGATAACCGGATAATTAATGTTTATGGTCCAACCGAAACAACGGTATTTGCTGCTACGTATGAAGCCGATCATCAAATAAACTCTTTGGATTGTATTCCTATAGGCGGCTCAATAAATAATACACAGCTGTACGTTGTAGGCCGCTTTGGTCATCTCCAACCAGTGGGCGTTTCTGGGGAATTATATATAGGCGGAGATGGAGTAGGTAAAGGTTATGTAAACCAAAGTGAGCTTACAAACAAATTCTTTATAGATAATCCTTTCGGTGGAGGTAAGGTATATAAAACTGGTGACTTAGTACGCTGGCTACCTAATGGGAATTTGGAATATCTGGGGAGATCGGATCAACAGGTGAAACTCCGTGGACATAGAATAGAACCAAGCGAGATAGAGGCTAGACTGGCTGAATATCCTGGCATACAAAACTGTGTAGTGGCTGTAAAAGGAGAAGGCTCGAATGAATCTTACTTATGTGCTTATTATGTAGCTGAATTGGAAGTGGAAACTGTAGCGTTGAAGAACTTTTTACAGGAAAAGCTTCCTAGTTTCATGATTCCTACAAGATTTGTGCAGCTGGATGAAATTCCGCTCACCTCAAATGGGAAGGTGGACAAAGGCAGTCTGCCGGAAATACAGGAAACTCATGACCTTCGACATCAAAAAGCAACTACACAATTAGAGCAGCAGCTAGTTGTCCTTTATCAAGAAGTTCTTAACAGGGAGAATATTGGAATCTATGATAACTTCTTTGAATTAGGCGGTCATTCTTTAAAGTTAATGATGCTTACTTCAAGAATATCTAAAGAATTAGCTGTAGATATTTCCTTTAGAGACGTATATGCTAACCAAACTGTAAAGCAGTTGGCAGACCATATAAATTCGCTAGAAAAAAACACCTTCGAGGCGATTAATCCTGCGCTTGAAAGCGAGTTCTATCCAGTATCTTATGCTCAAAAGCGGATGTATCTGGTTCAGGAAATTGAAGGGGATGACAGCACGCACTACAATATGCCAATTGCGTTGAAAATTAAAGGTGCGCTTCAGAAAACAAAAGTAGAGACCATCCTGCAATCATTAGTGGATAGGCATGAGTCTCTTCGTACCTCTTTTCATATTAAGGATGAGCAGATTGTTCAAAAAATTCATCAGCATGTTGATTTTCAGTTTGAAATCATTTCTTCCTCAGGAAGAGATGAATCAGTACTGGTAGAACAGTTTGTACGACCATTTAATTTACAAAGTGGTAGCTTATTTAGAGCGGCCTTAATTGAGAAATCAAGTGAAGATTTTATTCTCTGTCTAGATATGCATCATATTATCTCTGACGGAGTGTCTGCCAATATTCTATTTCAGGAGTTTGTATCTTTGTACCGTAATGAAAAGCTGCCTGAATTATCTGTTCAATATAAGGACTACAGTGTTTGGCAACAGAGAGAAGATCAGGAGCAGAAAATTCGAGAACAGGAGGCATTTTGGCTAAATAGGTTTACTGGAGAGATGCCGGTTTTGAACATGCCTTTAGATTTTCCAGAGCGTGCAGATAAACTGTCCAAGGGAGAGACTTTTCATACGGAAATAAATGCGGATCTACTGGAAAAATTAAGAGACCTTTCTATCAGAGGTGGAACTACGCTGTTTACAACGCTCCTGGCTTCGTTTCATATTTTCCTTTCTAAATATACCAGTCAGGAAGATATTGTGGTGGGTACTCCTATTTCAGGTAGAAGTCATACTGATCTTGAAAGAATTGTAGGAATGTTTGTCAACACATTGGCAATTCGTTTGCAGTCTAATTCTAGCCTTACATTTAATGAGTTTCTTGCCAAAGTAAAAAATGAAGCTGTCCTTGCGTTTGATCATGCAGAATATCCTTTTGAAATGTTGGTTGAAAAGCTGAATCTTTATCGAAATTCCGGTAGCAACCCACTTGTTCACACTATATTTACTTTACAAAGTGAGAGTTCGTCTGCTGATGGAATCCCTGATCTTACGGTAACCCCTTACGAATGGGAGTGGGGAAATTCAAAATATGATTTTACACTTGCTGCAACAGAGGGGGAAAGTTTAAGGATTTCAGTGGAATATAATACTGGAAAATTTAAAAGAAGCACTATTAGGAGAATGCTTAGGCATTTTGAATGGATTTTAGAACAAATTACTAAAAATCCTGATATGTTATTAAAAAGCATTGAGATAGCCACTCCGAATGAAAAGGATATGGTCTTAGAACAGTTTAATAGCACTTATAAACACATTCCAACAAATAAAACTATACATCAGCTTTTCGAAGAACAGGCAGAAAAAACACCCGGATATCCTGCTGTCATATATAAAGATGAGGTTCTTACGTACGGGGAATTAAATAATCAATCAAATAGGCTGGCCAAAATGTTAAGAAAAGCCGGAGTTGGTCCTGAAACAGTAGTGGGAGTAATTATGAATCCGTCTTTAGAAATGGTTGTAAGTACTCTTGCTATTCTTAAATCAGGAGGGGCTTTTTTGCCAATTGATCCTAAATTGCCTGTCGGTAGACAAGTTTATATGCTTGAGGATAGTTCTGCTGATTATTTGGTGGCCCATACGCTTAATCAAATTCCGGAATCTTATGGAGGGAACACTTTTTGTTTAGAGCAGCTATCCTTATCAAACGAAGATGAACCGAACCTTGAGAGTATCATCAAGCCAGACAATCTTGCCTATGTTATCTATACGTCTGGTACAACAGGAAGACCTAAAGGTGTGATGGTAGAACATCTTTCTCTCGTAAATCTGTGTTTTTGGCATAATCACGAATTCCAAGTTATGCCAAAAGACCGAAGCGTAAAATTAGCGGGATTTGGTTTTGATGCTTCTGTATGGGAGATATTTCCTTATTTAATTGCCGGATCTTCTATTTATATAGTAGAAGATGATATTAGGGGGGATGCAGTTGCCTTAAACAGCTACTTTGAGAAAAACGAAATAACCATCAGTTTTCTGCCTACCCAGTTAGCAGAACAGTTCATCCCTCTCAACAATAGCTCATTAAGAATTTTGTTAATTGGCGGAGAGAAAGTTAGAAAAGTAAGTAGTGCACCATATAGAATCGTGAATAATTACGGTCCTACTGAAAATACCGTTGTGGCAACCAGCTGCACACTCTGTGAAAATCAAAGGGAATATCCGATTGGACAACCAATATGGAATAACCAAATCTTAATTCTCAGTCCCGCTGGAAATGTGCAGCCTGTCGGTATTCCTGGAGAACTATATATTGCGGGGAGAGGATTAGCCAGAGGTTATATGAATAACCCTACTCTTACTGAAGAGAGGTTTGTGGAAAATTCTTACTCAGAGGGTAAAATGTATTCAACTGGAGATGTAGCACGATGGCTTCCAGATGGCAAGATTGAGTTTCTTGGAAGACAAGATAATCAAGTGAAGATAAGAGGATTTCGAATAGAGATAAACGAAATAGAATCCTGCCTACTTCAGTATCCATCAATTCAAGAAGCTGTCGTTTTGGCTCATGAGGATGAAAGTAAGCGTTATTACTTATGTGCATATATAGTATCGTCTAATAGAGCTGATTACAGCGAGATTCGGCGTTTCTTACTTGAACAACTTCCTGAATATATGGTGCCAGCTCATGTCATTCAACTTGATCGTATTCCATTAAATCCAAACGGGAAGATAGATAAGAAAAAGCTGTTAGAAGTTACAGAATTCACTTTACCGGTTTCAAAATATACAGCACCAAGTAATCCTCTTGAGAAAAAGTTGGTAGCTATTTTTAAGGATGTTCTAAAAGTTGAACAAATTGGCGTTCATGACAATTTTTTTGAAAGGGGAGGACATTCGCTTAATGCCACTATTCTTCTCTCAAGGATTCATAAGCAGCTTAACGTAGGAATTAAATTACGTGAATTTTTTGCTAATCCTACAGTTTTTGGGACAGCACAGCTCATGCGACAGGAAAAAAATACTCGGTACCTTTCAATTCCGAAAGCGGCAGAACGGCCTTCTTACTCAGCTTCTGCCGCTCAGAAGAGAATGTTTATAGTCGAACAGCTGGATGCCCAGAACGATGGAACGAATTATAATATGCCAATTGTTATGGAAACTAAAGGGAATCTGAGTGCGGAAAATGTTGAAAAATCGTTCAAGTCATTGATAGCTAGACATGAGGCTCTTCGTACGTCTTTCCATTTGGAGGATAGTCATCTTACTCAAGTTATTCATCATCAAGATATACCTTGGAGTTTGGATGTTGTTAGAGCATCAGAATCTGAAATTGAAAATCTTGTAAAGAAATTTATAGTACCATTTGATTTGCAAAAGGCGCCATTATTTCGTGCTGTTTTACTTGAAATTAGTCCAAATCGACAACTTATTATGATGGATATGCATCATATAATAGCTGATGGAATCTCGGCTAATATTCTTTTAAGGGACTTCTGTGCTTTATACCAAGGGTACAGCCTGCCGGACATCACTCTGAACTACAAAGATTTTGCTGTTTGGCAGAAGGAAGATGAACAGATTGAAAAGTTAAAGACCGATGAGGAATATTGGTTAAATATGTTATCAGGGGAACTTCCTGTGTTGGATCTTCCTACCGATTTTACACGGCCACCTGTAAGGCAGTTTAAAGGAGAAACCCTTGAATTTTCAGTGGATAGCTCTATTTTGAAAAAGTTGAAGGAACTCTCAGCTTCAGAAGGGGCAACTTTATATATGACTTTATTAGCTGCCTATAATGTACTTCTTTCTAAATATACAGAAAAAGAAGATATTATCGTCGGGTCTCCAATTGCCGGTAGGCCTCATGCTGATCTTGAAGAAGTAGTTGGTGTATTCATTAATGTTCTTGCTTTAAGAAATAGACCGGAAGGAAGTTTGAGTTTCCGTGAATTTCTTGCAAATGTCAAAACGGAAACATTGAAATCTTATGAATATTCAAATTATCCTTATGAAGAGCTTGTAGAAAAGTTAGATCTAAAACGGGATTTTAGCCGAAATCCTATATTTGATACGACATTTAGTTTGCAGAATTTTGACTTGGACATAGCTATAGGAGAGGAACTGCAATTTAAGCCATATGAGATTGAATGGAAAAGCTCGAAGTTTGACCTAAGCTGGATATGTCAAGAGGGAGAATCTCTTTATATAACACTAGAGTACAGCACTAGCCTGTTTACTCTGGAAACAATCAGAAGAATGAAAC
- a CDS encoding FMN-dependent NADH-azoreductase produces MTTVLFVKANNRPADQSVSVRLYYAFLASYKESHPNETVVELDLYNEELPYVGVDMINGTFKSSRGLDLTAEEAKAVAVADKYLDQFLAADKVVFGFPLWNLTIPAVLHTYIDYLNRAGKTFKYTSEGPVGLIGNKKIALLNASGGVYSEGPKAPMEMAVKYVASMMSFFGAKDIEKIVIEGHNQFPDKAEEIIAAGLEKAIKVASTF; encoded by the coding sequence ATGACAACAGTTTTATTTGTAAAAGCAAACAATCGTCCAGCAGATCAATCAGTTAGCGTGAGATTATATTATGCTTTTTTAGCAAGTTATAAAGAATCTCATCCAAATGAGACAGTAGTAGAGCTTGATTTATACAACGAGGAATTGCCATATGTAGGAGTAGATATGATTAACGGCACATTTAAGTCTAGTAGAGGATTGGATTTAACAGCAGAAGAAGCAAAAGCAGTAGCTGTTGCTGATAAATATTTAGATCAATTCCTTGCAGCTGATAAAGTTGTTTTTGGTTTCCCATTATGGAATTTAACAATCCCAGCTGTATTACACACATATATTGATTACTTAAACCGCGCGGGAAAAACATTTAAATATACGTCAGAAGGTCCAGTAGGTCTTATTGGAAATAAGAAAATTGCATTATTAAACGCAAGTGGCGGTGTATATTCTGAAGGACCAAAAGCCCCAATGGAAATGGCTGTTAAATATGTAGCAAGTATGATGAGCTTCTTCGGTGCAAAAGATATAGAAAAAATAGTAATTGAAGGTCACAACCAATTCCCAGATAAAGCAGAAGAAATTATTGCTGCAGGGCTTGAAAAAGCGATTAAAGTAGCAAGTACGTTTTAA
- a CDS encoding MFS transporter, producing MERLWTKNYIMLTITALLLFSGFYLLMPTLPMFIKQLGGSESQVGFIIGVFTISAVIFRPIVGGLMDRYGRMVFIISGLLFFAITMYFYDWVTGVIFLVVLRILHGISWAVATTSIGTAVTDVIPQSRR from the coding sequence ATGGAACGTTTATGGACAAAAAACTATATAATGCTGACCATTACAGCATTATTACTATTCAGTGGTTTTTATTTACTCATGCCAACACTACCTATGTTTATTAAACAATTAGGTGGAAGTGAATCTCAAGTTGGATTTATTATTGGGGTGTTTACAATATCGGCAGTCATTTTTCGTCCTATTGTTGGAGGATTAATGGATCGATATGGTCGAATGGTATTTATAATAAGCGGACTACTATTTTTCGCAATTACAATGTATTTTTATGATTGGGTAACAGGGGTTATATTTTTAGTGGTCTTACGTATTCTCCATGGAATCAGCTGGGCAGTTGCTACAACTTCGATAGGAACGGCTGTGACTGATGTTATTCCACAATCTCGTCGT
- a CDS encoding DUF3238 domain-containing protein, protein MANIVKIRGSVFAPYAWLEPIKDPTTGKLFEYTGDAREFTPYAVNTMRSRLEQEVIIDFYKKEIFSHANACIVTVKITNPDGSIEYKKGRTSTENIVCTNVVWGTDEVSFKMSASASNPLNTAAPAADYVLTIHVNKSGVAQIEGAHDGFPCYEFYKQTDFGPFELIYTHDFRKTGDTPAALAGEMEYSFKTTI, encoded by the coding sequence ATGGCTAACATCGTGAAAATTAGAGGAAGTGTGTTTGCCCCGTATGCTTGGTTAGAACCTATTAAAGATCCTACAACAGGAAAACTTTTTGAATATACTGGTGATGCACGTGAATTTACACCTTATGCTGTAAACACAATGCGGTCAAGATTAGAGCAAGAAGTGATTATTGATTTTTATAAAAAAGAAATTTTTTCACATGCAAATGCTTGTATCGTAACTGTGAAAATTACAAATCCAGATGGTTCTATCGAGTATAAAAAAGGGAGAACAAGCACAGAAAATATTGTATGCACTAATGTTGTGTGGGGTACTGATGAAGTTTCTTTTAAAATGAGTGCAAGTGCCAGCAATCCTTTAAATACAGCAGCACCTGCAGCTGACTATGTATTAACTATACACGTTAACAAAAGTGGGGTTGCACAAATTGAAGGTGCACATGATGGGTTCCCCTGCTATGAATTTTATAAACAAACAGATTTTGGTCCATTTGAATTAATATATACACATGATTTCAGAAAAACTGGTGACACTCCAGCAGCACTAGCTGGGGAAATGGAATACAGTTTTAAAACGACAATCTAG
- a CDS encoding MarR family winged helix-turn-helix transcriptional regulator produces MSHPVFSELDLTSLLSLSFSASINELHDKLSELGFGDIRPVHGFMFKCITPNGATGIELAEYLGITKQAVSKMVDYLEKSGYVMRKAHPTDKRGKIIVLTEKGWLVVQAKEKILTEMEQRWIENIGDERMQMLKEDLTKLVYEANEGKSSSRLRPVW; encoded by the coding sequence ATGAGTCATCCAGTATTTAGTGAATTGGACCTTACGTCACTTTTGTCATTATCCTTTAGCGCATCAATCAATGAACTACATGACAAATTGAGTGAATTGGGATTTGGAGATATTAGACCTGTACACGGTTTTATGTTTAAATGCATCACTCCTAATGGAGCGACAGGTATAGAACTAGCCGAATATTTAGGAATTACAAAGCAAGCTGTGAGTAAAATGGTGGATTATCTTGAGAAAAGTGGTTATGTAATGCGCAAAGCTCATCCAACTGATAAGAGAGGGAAAATTATTGTTTTGACCGAAAAAGGTTGGCTAGTAGTGCAAGCAAAAGAGAAGATACTAACTGAAATGGAACAACGTTGGATTGAAAACATAGGCGATGAAAGAATGCAAATGCTCAAGGAAGATTTAACAAAGTTAGTTTATGAAGCAAATGAGGGTAAATCATCATCGAGGTTAAGACCTGTCTGGTAA